In the genome of Neisseria animaloris, one region contains:
- the rimI gene encoding ribosomal protein S18-alanine N-acetyltransferase — protein sequence MLIRPATSQDCFHLAELDAQCNPSPWSANQFQTALNNRFNTVLVIEQDKKLSAFAVWQTICGESELHLIATAPEYRRIGLASHLLSIWFQSVLEHKVERLFLEARESNIAAQSLYRKLGFSEYGRRKLYYTLSENMREDAVLMEKLC from the coding sequence ATGTTAATACGCCCGGCTACTTCCCAAGACTGCTTCCATTTGGCAGAATTGGATGCGCAATGCAATCCATCACCATGGTCTGCCAATCAGTTTCAGACGGCCTTAAATAATCGTTTCAATACTGTTTTGGTGATCGAACAAGATAAAAAACTGAGTGCCTTCGCTGTATGGCAAACCATTTGTGGAGAATCAGAATTACACCTGATTGCTACTGCTCCTGAATACCGACGAATCGGTTTGGCTTCCCATTTGTTGTCTATCTGGTTCCAATCAGTCTTAGAACATAAAGTAGAGCGCTTATTTTTAGAAGCGAGGGAAAGCAATATTGCCGCTCAATCGCTTTACCGAAAACTCGGTTTTAGCGAATATGGTCGCCGGAAATTATATTACACCTTGTCTGAAAATATGCGCGAAGATGCTGTTTTAATGGAGAAATTATGTTAA
- the tsaB gene encoding tRNA (adenosine(37)-N6)-threonylcarbamoyltransferase complex dimerization subunit type 1 TsaB: protein MQADFSRPALAIDTSTSFLSLALRVGDKTVSRHAEAGNKQSDLILPQVTELFDECNIRSADLGIIVYAQGPGAFTGLRIGIGVAQGLAAPFATPLVGIPCLDAVAYQLPDLPCVLAATDARMGEVFYTWLDTKNHRHLSDYSVGKAVEITPPEYAENPIGIGNAFALVDKPPFEGTEKMPTAVDYLNLALTGHYPATDAAHAELLYVRNKIALTAKEQAERKATSC from the coding sequence ATGCAAGCCGACTTTTCCCGTCCTGCTCTCGCCATTGATACCAGCACATCGTTTCTGTCGCTGGCATTGCGTGTAGGAGACAAAACCGTTAGCCGCCATGCAGAGGCAGGCAATAAGCAGTCCGATTTAATTCTCCCTCAAGTTACTGAATTATTTGATGAATGTAATATCCGATCGGCAGATTTAGGAATAATCGTCTATGCGCAAGGGCCTGGAGCATTTACCGGCCTTCGCATAGGCATAGGCGTAGCCCAAGGTTTGGCTGCGCCGTTTGCCACACCGCTTGTCGGCATACCCTGCTTAGATGCGGTAGCCTACCAATTGCCTGATTTACCATGCGTGCTGGCGGCAACGGATGCACGCATGGGTGAAGTGTTCTACACTTGGTTGGACACTAAAAACCACCGGCATCTAAGCGATTATTCAGTTGGAAAAGCTGTTGAAATCACACCGCCTGAATATGCCGAAAACCCGATAGGCATCGGCAATGCCTTTGCTCTGGTTGATAAACCGCCATTCGAAGGCACGGAAAAAATGCCCACAGCCGTGGATTATCTCAATCTGGCACTAACAGGCCATTACCCTGCCACTGATGCCGCACATGCCGAATTGCTGTATGTTCGCAATAAAATTGCCTTAACTGCTAAAGAGCAGGCAGAACGGAAGGCAACTTCATGTTAA
- the gluQRS gene encoding tRNA glutamyl-Q(34) synthetase GluQRS has protein sequence MKQSFHAVLFFIRKVMSSKMMYTGRFAPSPTGLLHIGSLLTAVASYADAKAHGGRWLVRMEDLDPPREMVGAADDILRTLEAFGFEWDGEVVYQSRRYALYEDALGRLKDKGLVYPCYCSRKDWQAAAQLGADGFVYNGKCGKPDYRPSENDSAKTPAWRLRVPDEVVGFDDEIVGHYEQNLARDIGDFVLLRADGFWAYQLAVVADDADQGITHIVRGQDLLVSAPRQIWLQRCLDYAAPHYAHLPLLVNAQGQKWSKQTLAPALDLNARERLLRQVTAYLNLPDAPEVDKPQELLAWVAAHWDMRNVPREAICTEGTDR, from the coding sequence ATGAAGCAGTCGTTTCATGCGGTTTTGTTTTTTATCCGCAAGGTGATGAGTTCAAAAATGATGTACACCGGACGTTTCGCGCCCAGTCCCACCGGTTTGCTGCATATCGGTTCGCTGCTTACCGCCGTGGCTTCTTACGCCGATGCCAAAGCGCACGGCGGCAGATGGCTGGTGCGGATGGAAGACCTCGACCCGCCGCGTGAAATGGTGGGGGCGGCGGACGATATTTTGCGTACGCTCGAAGCATTCGGTTTTGAGTGGGACGGCGAAGTGGTATATCAAAGCCGCCGTTATGCTCTTTATGAAGACGCTTTAGGCCGTCTGAAAGACAAAGGGCTGGTGTATCCCTGCTATTGCAGCCGTAAAGACTGGCAGGCGGCGGCGCAGTTGGGGGCGGACGGTTTCGTGTATAACGGCAAGTGCGGCAAGCCCGATTACAGGCCGTCTGAAAACGATTCGGCCAAAACGCCGGCATGGAGGCTGCGCGTGCCCGACGAAGTGGTGGGCTTCGACGACGAAATCGTCGGGCATTATGAGCAGAATCTCGCCCGCGACATCGGCGATTTTGTGCTGCTTCGGGCGGACGGTTTTTGGGCGTATCAGCTTGCGGTGGTAGCGGATGATGCCGATCAGGGCATCACGCATATCGTGCGCGGGCAGGATTTGCTGGTGTCCGCGCCGCGCCAGATTTGGCTTCAACGTTGCTTGGACTATGCCGCGCCGCACTATGCACACCTGCCGTTGCTGGTTAATGCGCAAGGGCAGAAATGGTCGAAACAGACGCTGGCTCCGGCATTGGACTTAAACGCGCGGGAACGGCTGCTGCGACAGGTAACGGCATACCTGAATCTGCCCGATGCGCCGGAAGTGGACAAACCGCAAGAGCTGCTGGCATGGGTTGCGGCGCATTGGGATATGCGGAACGTGCCGCGTGAAGCGATTTGCACGGAAGGTACGGATAGGTAG
- the prmB gene encoding 50S ribosomal protein L3 N(5)-glutamine methyltransferase, producing the protein MFAEAAKQLSTVRDLLRFAVSRFNDAGLHFGHGSDNAHDEAAYLILHTLNLPLDILDPYLDAKLLQSEIVEVLELIERRVTDRVPVAYLTNQAWQGDFDFYVDERVIVPRSFIYELLGEPLQPWIEHEELVHRALDLCTGSGCLAVQMAHHYPAAEIDAVDLSLDALEVAAINVENYGLQDRINLIHTDLFEGLEGTYDLIVSNPPYVDAESVDELPPEYLHEPELALGSGSDGLDATREIILQAAKFLNPKGVLLVEIGHNRDVLEAAYPELPFTWLETSGGDGFVFLLTREQLLGEE; encoded by the coding sequence ATGTTCGCCGAAGCCGCCAAACAACTTTCCACCGTGCGCGACCTTTTGCGCTTTGCCGTCAGCCGCTTTAACGATGCCGGGCTGCATTTCGGCCACGGCAGCGACAATGCCCACGACGAAGCCGCCTACCTGATTCTGCATACCCTCAATCTGCCGCTCGACATTCTCGACCCGTATCTCGATGCCAAATTACTGCAAAGCGAAATCGTAGAAGTGTTGGAATTAATCGAACGGCGCGTTACCGACCGCGTACCGGTTGCCTACCTCACCAATCAGGCTTGGCAGGGCGATTTCGACTTTTATGTCGACGAGCGCGTGATTGTGCCGCGTTCGTTTATTTACGAGCTGCTGGGAGAACCGCTGCAACCGTGGATAGAACACGAAGAACTGGTTCACCGCGCTTTGGATTTATGCACCGGTAGCGGCTGTTTGGCGGTTCAGATGGCACACCACTACCCTGCCGCCGAAATCGATGCCGTCGATTTAAGTTTGGACGCATTAGAAGTAGCCGCCATCAACGTTGAAAACTACGGCCTGCAAGACCGCATCAACCTGATACACACCGATTTGTTCGAAGGCTTGGAAGGCACATACGATTTAATCGTTTCCAACCCGCCCTATGTGGATGCCGAATCGGTTGACGAACTGCCGCCCGAATATTTGCACGAGCCGGAGCTCGCCCTCGGCAGCGGTTCGGACGGCCTCGATGCCACCCGCGAAATCATCTTGCAGGCAGCGAAGTTCCTCAACCCCAAAGGCGTGCTGCTGGTGGAAATCGGCCATAACCGCGACGTGCTCGAAGCCGCCTACCCCGAACTCCCTTTCACTTGGCTGGAGACCAGCGGCGGCGACGGCTTCGTATTCCTGCTGACACGCGAACAATTGCTGGGCGAAGAATAA
- a CDS encoding uracil-DNA glycosylase family protein, which translates to MLSSRYLHLHEALGLGPMWLRQGAKVLPAVSSQQLTENTEQPSVFPQKPAIQAPSSAAKPNQARLAAITAAKVSVSNSQITSDGYPVSDRPSEKITPQSKSIAALPPKNEITPSTRSLIDKIQPATVMIISVCPSLEDNISGQFFSGDAGTLLDNMLITIGLNPTDTHKTCWIKEATFDYNPPIEYIRTELPQIHAELSASQAKAVVFLGQFFEQSEPAHIITELCLELPYFSIPHPARLLRQPQLKAQAWIELKKLWQVLQN; encoded by the coding sequence ATGTTAAGCAGCCGCTATCTGCACCTGCATGAAGCACTTGGCCTCGGCCCGATGTGGCTGAGACAAGGTGCAAAAGTGCTGCCTGCCGTTTCCAGTCAACAACTTACTGAGAATACCGAACAGCCATCAGTTTTCCCGCAAAAGCCTGCTATACAAGCACCATCTTCTGCTGCGAAACCAAATCAGGCACGTTTAGCCGCCATCACCGCCGCTAAAGTATCTGTAAGCAATTCCCAAATAACTTCAGACGGTTATCCCGTATCAGATAGGCCGTCTGAAAAAATTACTCCTCAATCAAAAAGCATAGCCGCTTTACCTCCTAAAAATGAGATTACCCCATCAACACGATCATTAATCGATAAAATCCAACCTGCAACGGTTATGATTATTAGTGTTTGTCCCTCTTTAGAAGACAATATATCAGGACAATTTTTCAGCGGAGACGCAGGAACTCTACTGGACAATATGCTTATTACAATCGGCTTAAACCCAACAGATACTCATAAAACCTGTTGGATAAAAGAGGCCACCTTTGATTACAACCCACCTATTGAATACATTCGAACTGAACTTCCTCAAATTCACGCAGAACTTTCAGCCTCACAAGCAAAAGCCGTTGTGTTTTTAGGACAATTTTTTGAACAATCCGAGCCAGCCCATATCATTACTGAGTTATGCCTTGAACTTCCTTATTTCAGCATTCCTCACCCTGCCCGCTTATTGCGTCAGCCACAATTGAAAGCACAAGCTTGGATAGAGTTAAAAAAATTATGGCAAGTACTTCAAAATTAA
- the tyrS gene encoding tyrosine--tRNA ligase: MKSIIQDLRSRGLIVQTTDAEALDALLNEQKIALYCGFDPTADSLHIGHLLPVLALRRFQQAGHTPVALVGGATGMIGDPSFKAVERSLNTAETVAGWVEKIRNQLKPFLSFEGENAAIMANNYDWFGGMNCLDFLRDIGKHFSVNAMLNKESVKQRIERDDVGISFTEFAYALLQGYDFAELNKRYGTVLQIGGSDQWGNITGGIDLCRRLNKATVYGLTLPLVTKSDGTKFGKTEGGAVWLDAQKTSPYQFYQFWLKVADADVYKFLKYFTFLSVEEIDAIETKDKASGVKPEAQRILAEEMTRLIHGEAALEAAQRISASLFSGDESSLTESDYAQLALDGLPAFEVSGRLNVVEALITAGLAKSNKEAREFVKNKAVLLNGETAVFNNPEHAAEKPDDAYLITDEYKRFGKYTIIRRGKRNHALLVWK, translated from the coding sequence ATGAAATCAATTATCCAAGACCTCCGATCGCGCGGCTTAATCGTGCAAACCACTGATGCTGAAGCCTTAGACGCTTTATTAAACGAACAAAAAATCGCTTTATATTGCGGTTTCGACCCCACCGCCGACAGCCTGCATATCGGCCATTTGCTGCCGGTGCTGGCTTTACGCCGTTTCCAACAGGCCGGGCATACGCCGGTGGCTTTGGTGGGCGGTGCGACAGGCATGATCGGCGATCCGAGCTTTAAGGCGGTTGAGCGCAGCTTGAATACGGCGGAAACCGTGGCGGGCTGGGTGGAGAAAATCCGCAACCAGCTCAAACCGTTTTTGAGTTTTGAGGGCGAAAATGCCGCGATTATGGCGAACAACTACGATTGGTTCGGCGGCATGAACTGCTTGGATTTCCTACGCGACATCGGCAAGCATTTTTCTGTGAATGCGATGTTGAACAAAGAATCGGTGAAGCAGCGTATCGAGCGCGACGACGTGGGCATTTCGTTTACCGAATTTGCTTACGCGCTGCTGCAAGGTTATGACTTTGCCGAATTGAACAAACGTTACGGCACGGTGTTGCAAATCGGCGGTTCCGACCAATGGGGCAACATCACCGGCGGTATCGACTTGTGCCGTCGTTTAAACAAAGCCACCGTTTACGGCCTGACTTTGCCGCTGGTAACCAAATCGGACGGCACGAAATTCGGCAAAACCGAAGGCGGTGCGGTATGGTTGGATGCGCAAAAAACTTCGCCTTACCAGTTTTACCAATTTTGGTTGAAAGTAGCCGATGCGGATGTGTATAAATTCCTGAAATACTTCACGTTTTTATCGGTTGAAGAAATTGATGCCATCGAAACGAAAGACAAAGCCAGCGGCGTAAAACCGGAAGCACAGCGTATTTTAGCGGAAGAAATGACCCGCTTGATTCACGGTGAAGCGGCTTTGGAAGCGGCGCAACGCATTTCTGCCAGTCTGTTTTCCGGCGACGAAAGCAGCCTGACCGAAAGCGACTACGCACAGCTCGCTTTAGACGGCTTGCCCGCGTTTGAAGTATCAGGCCGTCTGAACGTGGTGGAAGCCTTGATTACTGCGGGTTTGGCTAAGTCAAACAAAGAAGCGCGCGAGTTTGTGAAGAACAAAGCGGTTTTGCTCAACGGTGAAACAGCCGTGTTCAACAACCCCGAACACGCCGCCGAAAAACCCGATGATGCTTACCTGATTACCGACGAATACAAACGCTTCGGCAAATACACGATTATCCGCCGCGGCAAACGCAATCATGCGTTGCTGGTTTGGAAATAG
- the ubiD gene encoding 4-hydroxy-3-polyprenylbenzoate decarboxylase produces the protein MKYNDLRDFIQKLEQENKLKRIGLPVSPHLEMTEIADRVLRAGGPALLFENPVRQDASRYDFPVLANLFGTPERVAMGMGAADVSQLREIGKTLAYLKEPEPPKGIKDAFSKLPLLKDIWSMAPNVVKKAPCQEIVIEGDDVDLSKLPIQHCWPEDVAPLVTWGLTVTRGPHKKRQNLGIYRQQLIGKNKLIMRWLAHRGGALDFQAHKKAHPGVPYPVAVVLGCDPATILGAVTPVPDTLSEYQFAGLLRGSRTELVKCIGNDLQVPARAEIVLEGVIHPDETALEGPYGDHTGYYNEQDWFPVFTVERITMRENPIYHSTYTGKPPDEPAVLGVALNEVFVPLLQKQFPEIVDFYLPPEGCSYRMAVVSIKKQYAGHAKRVMMGCWSFLRQFMYTKFIVVVDDDVDCRDWKEVIWAITTRMDPVRDTVLVENTPIDYLDFASPVSGLGGKMGLDATNKWPGETDREWGRVIERDKATVAKVDAMWSELGL, from the coding sequence ATGAAATACAACGATCTGCGTGATTTTATCCAAAAGCTTGAGCAGGAAAACAAACTCAAGCGCATCGGTTTGCCGGTTTCTCCCCATTTGGAAATGACCGAAATTGCCGACCGCGTGTTGCGTGCCGGCGGGCCGGCGCTGTTGTTTGAAAATCCGGTGCGGCAAGACGCTTCGCGTTATGATTTTCCCGTGCTGGCCAATCTGTTCGGCACACCCGAACGGGTGGCGATGGGCATGGGTGCGGCGGATGTGTCGCAATTGCGCGAAATCGGCAAAACGCTGGCTTATCTGAAAGAACCGGAGCCGCCCAAAGGCATTAAAGACGCGTTTTCCAAACTGCCACTGCTGAAAGATATTTGGAGCATGGCACCGAATGTGGTGAAAAAAGCTCCGTGCCAAGAAATCGTGATTGAAGGCGACGATGTCGATTTAAGCAAGCTGCCGATTCAGCATTGTTGGCCGGAAGACGTTGCACCGTTGGTAACATGGGGGCTTACCGTTACCCGCGGCCCGCATAAAAAACGCCAGAATTTAGGCATTTACCGCCAACAGCTTATCGGCAAAAACAAGCTGATTATGCGCTGGCTGGCACACCGCGGCGGCGCGTTGGATTTTCAGGCGCACAAAAAAGCCCACCCCGGCGTGCCGTATCCGGTGGCGGTGGTACTGGGGTGTGATCCGGCCACCATTTTAGGCGCGGTAACGCCGGTGCCGGATACCTTGAGCGAATATCAGTTTGCCGGTTTGCTGCGCGGTTCGCGTACCGAATTGGTGAAATGTATCGGCAATGATTTGCAAGTGCCTGCGCGTGCCGAAATTGTGCTCGAAGGCGTTATCCACCCCGATGAAACCGCGCTGGAAGGGCCTTACGGCGACCACACCGGCTATTACAACGAGCAGGATTGGTTCCCCGTGTTTACGGTGGAACGCATCACCATGCGCGAAAATCCGATTTACCACAGCACTTATACCGGCAAACCGCCCGACGAACCTGCCGTGTTGGGCGTGGCATTGAACGAAGTGTTCGTGCCGCTGTTGCAAAAGCAGTTTCCCGAAATCGTCGATTTCTATCTGCCGCCCGAAGGCTGTTCGTACCGCATGGCCGTGGTCAGCATCAAAAAGCAATATGCGGGGCATGCCAAGCGGGTGATGATGGGCTGCTGGAGCTTTCTGCGCCAGTTTATGTACACCAAATTCATTGTGGTGGTGGACGACGATGTGGACTGCCGCGACTGGAAAGAAGTGATTTGGGCGATCACCACCCGCATGGATCCCGTGCGCGATACGGTGTTGGTGGAAAACACGCCGATCGATTATCTCGACTTTGCCAGCCCCGTTTCAGGCTTGGGCGGCAAAATGGGCTTGGATGCCACCAACAAATGGCCGGGCGAAACCGACCGCGAATGGGGGCGCGTGATTGAGCGTGACAAAGCCACCGTGGCGAAAGTGGATGCGATGTGGAGCGAGCTGGGGTTGTAA
- the ychF gene encoding redox-regulated ATPase YchF, with product MSLKCGIVGLPNVGKSTLFNALTQSGIEAANYPFCTIEPNVGIVEVPDSRMAELAKIVNPQKMQPAIVEFVDIAGLVAGASKGEGLGNQFLANIRETDAIVNVVRCFDDDNIVHVSGKVDPIADIETIGTELALADLASVEKAITREGKRAKSGDKDAQKLVALCEKLLPHLNEGKPVRSFGLDAEELAMLRPLFLLTAKPAMYVGNVAEDGFENNPHLDRLKELAAKENAPVVAVCAALESEIAELEDEEKAEFLAEMGLEEPGLNRLIRAGYDLLGLQTYFTAGVKEVRAWTIHKGDTAPQAAGVIHTDFERGFIRAQVIAYDDFVTLGGEAKAKEAGKMRAEGKEYVVQDGDVINFLFNV from the coding sequence ATGAGCTTAAAATGCGGCATCGTCGGCCTGCCCAACGTCGGCAAATCCACCTTGTTCAACGCCTTAACCCAATCCGGTATCGAAGCGGCCAACTACCCTTTCTGCACGATTGAGCCCAACGTCGGCATCGTCGAAGTGCCCGATTCGCGCATGGCCGAGTTGGCTAAAATCGTTAACCCGCAAAAAATGCAGCCCGCCATTGTCGAGTTTGTCGACATCGCAGGCTTGGTAGCAGGCGCGAGCAAAGGCGAAGGCTTGGGCAACCAGTTTCTCGCCAACATCCGCGAAACCGATGCCATTGTGAACGTCGTGCGCTGCTTCGACGACGACAATATCGTACATGTTTCCGGCAAAGTCGATCCGATTGCCGACATCGAAACTATCGGCACCGAGCTGGCATTGGCTGACCTTGCCAGCGTAGAAAAAGCCATTACCCGCGAAGGCAAACGCGCCAAATCAGGCGATAAAGACGCGCAAAAACTCGTTGCCTTGTGCGAAAAACTGCTGCCCCATCTCAACGAAGGCAAACCCGTGCGCTCGTTCGGCCTCGATGCCGAAGAACTCGCCATGCTGCGCCCCCTGTTTCTGCTCACCGCCAAACCCGCCATGTATGTGGGCAACGTCGCGGAAGACGGTTTTGAAAACAACCCGCACTTAGACCGCCTGAAAGAATTGGCCGCCAAAGAAAACGCGCCCGTAGTTGCCGTGTGCGCCGCATTGGAAAGCGAAATTGCCGAACTCGAAGACGAAGAAAAAGCCGAATTCCTCGCCGAAATGGGCTTGGAAGAACCCGGCCTCAACCGCCTGATCCGCGCCGGCTACGACCTGCTCGGCCTGCAAACCTACTTCACCGCCGGCGTAAAAGAAGTCCGCGCTTGGACTATCCACAAAGGCGACACCGCCCCGCAAGCCGCCGGTGTGATCCACACCGATTTCGAACGCGGCTTCATCCGCGCCCAAGTGATTGCTTACGACGATTTCGTTACCTTAGGCGGAGAAGCCAAAGCCAAAGAAGCCGGCAAAATGCGTGCCGAAGGTAAGGAATATGTGGTGCAAGACGGCGATGTGATTAATTTCTTGTTTAATGTGTAA